A section of the Malus sylvestris chromosome 17, drMalSylv7.2, whole genome shotgun sequence genome encodes:
- the LOC126611506 gene encoding protein OPI10 homolog, with translation MFGVVFPNRSFPMDISSFSQIDTFHWILDMNTFVGEAYDQVRELCIFLLNNFTLPPDKALAVYIQSPGSAFFFCGAVTVARPSAVLSLPWPEPGGQLQLTADATPLSAKIGVSVEDLATLPSLDVTAEKRIERLAMKVGENLFNFMQSFCGVDGSKLVVPMDILDRWFKKFQERAKRDPEYLKGFAL, from the exons atgtttggggTCGTCTTCCCGAATCGCAGCTTCCCAATGGACATCTCCTCCTTCTCCCAAATCGACACCTTCCACTGGATTCTCGACATGAACACCTTCGTCG GGGAGGCGTACGATCAAGTCCGCGAGCTCTGCATATTCCTCTTAAACAACTTCACACTCCCGCCGGACAAAGCCCTAGCCGTCTACATCCAGTCCCCGGgctccgccttcttcttctgcGGCGCCGTCACCGTGGCTAGGCCTTCGGCGGTGCTTTCTCTGCCCTGGCCCGAGCCCGGCGGCCAGCTCCAGCTCACAGCCGACGCGACGCCGCTGTCGGCCAAAATCGGCGTGTCGGTGGAGGACCTGGCGACGCTTCCGTCGCTGGACGTCACCGCCGAGAAGCGAATCGAGCGGCTGGCGATGAAGGTTGGGGAGAACCTGTTCAATTTCATGCAGTCGTTTTGCGGCGTGGATGGGAGCAAGCTGGTGGTGCCGATGGATATATTGGACCGGTGGTTCAAGAAGTTTCAGGAGAGGGCTAAGCGCGATCCTGAGTACTTGAAAGGCTTCgctttgtaa
- the LOC126611504 gene encoding THO complex subunit 4D-like isoform X4 gives MSTALDMSLDDMIKNSRGNRERNREQRGRGSRGRGGPRGSFNAGRMAAGRIPAGRMASGRIPAGRMAGGVRRGPLTVNARPSSYTIAKSTRRTKRFPWQPDLFEDSLRAAGISGIEIGTKLYVSNLDYGVTNEDIRELFSEIGELKRYAVHFDKNGRPSGSAEVVYTRRSDAFAALKRYNNVLLDGKPMKIEIVGANAGMPISARVNVTGMHGRKKRTVVMTPGPGNAGGYAMPMVNRGPSRNSRGGNRNGRGKPRGNGSGSGRGRGRGRGGEGRKKPVEKSVDELDKELDSYHADNMQGYRLISAWMMFSNAFHHRPANLEETKMLGSFGSCVVDPVL, from the exons ATGTCGACTGCTTTGGATATGTCGCTTGATGACATGATTAAGAACAGCAGGGGTAACCGTGAGAGAAATAGAGAACAACGTGGTAGGGGTTCTCGTGGCCGTGGAGGACCACGTGGCTCTTTTAATGCTGGAAGGATGGCCGCTGGAAGAATTCCAGCTGGAAGGATGGCCAGTGGAAGAATTCCAGCTGGAAGAATGGCAGGAGGAGTTCGTAGAGGTCCTCTCACGGTGAATGCTCGGCCATCCTCGTATACCATTGCCAAG TCTACCCGCAGAACCAAGCGTTTCCCATGGCAGCCTGATTTATTTGAAGACAGCCTTAGAGCTGCAGGGATATCAGGGATTGAGATTGGCACAAAGTTATATGTTTCCAACTTGGACTATGGAGTGACAAATGAGGATATAAGG GAACTTTTCTCTGAGATCGGAGAGCTGAAGCGATATGCAGTACATTTTGACAAAAATGGTCGCCCAAGT GGTTCAGCTGAAGTGGTTTATACTAGAAGAAGTGATGCATTTGCAGCATTGAAGCGGTATAATAATGTTCTATTGGACGGGAAGCCTATGAAGATTGAGATTGTTGGTGCCAATGCAGGGATGCCTATTTCAGCTCGTGTGAATGTGACAGGCATGCATGGAAGGAAGAAAAGGACTGTTGTAATGAC GCCCGGACCTGGTAATGCTGGTGGCTATGCTATGCCTATGGTTAATCGTGGTCCTAG TAGGAACAGTCGTGGAGGGAACAGAAATGGTCGCGGCAAACCGCGTGGGAATGGCAGCGGCAGTGGTCGTGGACGCGGGCGTGGTCGTGGtggagaagggaggaagaagCCTGTGGAGAAGTCGGTTGATGAACTCGACAAGGAACTCGATAGCTATCACGCAGATAACATGCAGG GATATAGACTAATTTCTGCTTGGATGATGTTCTCAAATGCTTTTCATCATAGGCCAGCAAATTTAGAGGAAACGAAGATGTTGGGTTCATTTGGAAGTTGTGTTGTTG ACCCAGTTTTATGA
- the LOC126611504 gene encoding THO complex subunit 4D-like isoform X1 gives MSTALDMSLDDMIKNSRGNRERNREQRGRGSRGRGGPRGSFNAGRMAAGRIPAGRMASGRIPAGRMAGGVRRGPLTVNARPSSYTIAKSTRRTKRFPWQPDLFEDSLRAAGISGIEIGTKLYVSNLDYGVTNEDIRELFSEIGELKRYAVHFDKNGRPSGSAEVVYTRRSDAFAALKRYNNVLLDGKPMKIEIVGANAGMPISARVNVTGMHGRKKRTVVMTPGPGNAGGYAMPMVNRGPSRNSRGGNRNGRGKPRGNGSGSGRGRGRGRGGEGRKKPVEKSVDELDKELDSYHADNMQGYRLISAWMMFSNAFHHRPANLEETKMLGSFGSCVVDRNNHPTFRLHLRPSFMSYIMNLPNAGNASAVPKSCGLSSEEFLPGADGCGVITGLRRDERDEYYEWRRTGVNK, from the exons ATGTCGACTGCTTTGGATATGTCGCTTGATGACATGATTAAGAACAGCAGGGGTAACCGTGAGAGAAATAGAGAACAACGTGGTAGGGGTTCTCGTGGCCGTGGAGGACCACGTGGCTCTTTTAATGCTGGAAGGATGGCCGCTGGAAGAATTCCAGCTGGAAGGATGGCCAGTGGAAGAATTCCAGCTGGAAGAATGGCAGGAGGAGTTCGTAGAGGTCCTCTCACGGTGAATGCTCGGCCATCCTCGTATACCATTGCCAAG TCTACCCGCAGAACCAAGCGTTTCCCATGGCAGCCTGATTTATTTGAAGACAGCCTTAGAGCTGCAGGGATATCAGGGATTGAGATTGGCACAAAGTTATATGTTTCCAACTTGGACTATGGAGTGACAAATGAGGATATAAGG GAACTTTTCTCTGAGATCGGAGAGCTGAAGCGATATGCAGTACATTTTGACAAAAATGGTCGCCCAAGT GGTTCAGCTGAAGTGGTTTATACTAGAAGAAGTGATGCATTTGCAGCATTGAAGCGGTATAATAATGTTCTATTGGACGGGAAGCCTATGAAGATTGAGATTGTTGGTGCCAATGCAGGGATGCCTATTTCAGCTCGTGTGAATGTGACAGGCATGCATGGAAGGAAGAAAAGGACTGTTGTAATGAC GCCCGGACCTGGTAATGCTGGTGGCTATGCTATGCCTATGGTTAATCGTGGTCCTAG TAGGAACAGTCGTGGAGGGAACAGAAATGGTCGCGGCAAACCGCGTGGGAATGGCAGCGGCAGTGGTCGTGGACGCGGGCGTGGTCGTGGtggagaagggaggaagaagCCTGTGGAGAAGTCGGTTGATGAACTCGACAAGGAACTCGATAGCTATCACGCAGATAACATGCAGG GATATAGACTAATTTCTGCTTGGATGATGTTCTCAAATGCTTTTCATCATAGGCCAGCAAATTTAGAGGAAACGAAGATGTTGGGTTCATTTGGAAGTTGTGTTGTTG ATCGCAACAATCACCCAACTTTTCGTTTGCATCTTAGACCCAGTTTTATGAGCTACATTATGAATTTACCCAATGCGGGAAATGCATCTGCCGTTCCAAAGAGCTGTGGTTTGTCGTCGGAGGAATTTCTTCCCGGTGCGGATGGGTGTGGCGTGATAACCGGTTTAAGGCGTGACGAAAGAGATGAATATTACGAATGGAGAAGAACGGgagtaaataaataa
- the LOC126611504 gene encoding THO complex subunit 4D-like isoform X5 encodes MSTALDMSLDDMIKNSRGNRERNREQRGRGSRGRGGPRGSFNAGRMAAGRIPAGRMASGRIPAGRMAGGVRRGPLTVNARPSSYTIAKSTRRTKRFPWQPDLFEDSLRAAGISGIEIGTKLYVSNLDYGVTNEDIRELFSEIGELKRYAVHFDKNGRPSGSAEVVYTRRSDAFAALKRYNNVLLDGKPMKIEIVGANAGMPISARVNVTGMHGRKKRTVVMTPGPGNAGGYAMPMVNRGPSRNSRGGNRNGRGKPRGNGSGSGRGRGRGRGGEGRKKPVEKSVDELDKELDSYHADNMQDPVL; translated from the exons ATGTCGACTGCTTTGGATATGTCGCTTGATGACATGATTAAGAACAGCAGGGGTAACCGTGAGAGAAATAGAGAACAACGTGGTAGGGGTTCTCGTGGCCGTGGAGGACCACGTGGCTCTTTTAATGCTGGAAGGATGGCCGCTGGAAGAATTCCAGCTGGAAGGATGGCCAGTGGAAGAATTCCAGCTGGAAGAATGGCAGGAGGAGTTCGTAGAGGTCCTCTCACGGTGAATGCTCGGCCATCCTCGTATACCATTGCCAAG TCTACCCGCAGAACCAAGCGTTTCCCATGGCAGCCTGATTTATTTGAAGACAGCCTTAGAGCTGCAGGGATATCAGGGATTGAGATTGGCACAAAGTTATATGTTTCCAACTTGGACTATGGAGTGACAAATGAGGATATAAGG GAACTTTTCTCTGAGATCGGAGAGCTGAAGCGATATGCAGTACATTTTGACAAAAATGGTCGCCCAAGT GGTTCAGCTGAAGTGGTTTATACTAGAAGAAGTGATGCATTTGCAGCATTGAAGCGGTATAATAATGTTCTATTGGACGGGAAGCCTATGAAGATTGAGATTGTTGGTGCCAATGCAGGGATGCCTATTTCAGCTCGTGTGAATGTGACAGGCATGCATGGAAGGAAGAAAAGGACTGTTGTAATGAC GCCCGGACCTGGTAATGCTGGTGGCTATGCTATGCCTATGGTTAATCGTGGTCCTAG TAGGAACAGTCGTGGAGGGAACAGAAATGGTCGCGGCAAACCGCGTGGGAATGGCAGCGGCAGTGGTCGTGGACGCGGGCGTGGTCGTGGtggagaagggaggaagaagCCTGTGGAGAAGTCGGTTGATGAACTCGACAAGGAACTCGATAGCTATCACGCAGATAACATGCAGG ACCCAGTTTTATGA
- the LOC126611504 gene encoding THO complex subunit 4D-like isoform X2 translates to MSTALDMSLDDMIKNSRGNRERNREQRGRGSRGRGGPRGSFNAGRMAAGRIPAGRMASGRIPAGRMAGGVRRGPLTVNARPSSYTIAKASRRTKRFPWQPDLFEDSLRAAGISGIEIGTKLYVSNLDYGVTNEDIRELFSEIGELKRYAVHFDKNGRPSGSAEVVYTRRSDAFAALKRYNNVLLDGKPMKIEIVGANAGMPISARVNVTGMHGRKKRTVVMTPGPGNAGGYAMPMVNRGPSRNSRGGNRNGRGKPRGNGSGSGRGRGRGRGGEGRKKPVEKSVDELDKELDSYHADNMQGYRLISAWMMFSNAFHHRPANLEETKMLGSFGSCVVDRNNHPTFRLHLRPSFMSYIMNLPNAGNASAVPKSCGLSSEEFLPGADGCGVITGLRRDERDEYYEWRRTGVNK, encoded by the exons ATGTCGACTGCTTTGGATATGTCGCTTGATGACATGATTAAGAACAGCAGGGGTAACCGTGAGAGAAATAGAGAACAACGTGGTAGGGGTTCTCGTGGCCGTGGAGGACCACGTGGCTCTTTTAATGCTGGAAGGATGGCCGCTGGAAGAATTCCAGCTGGAAGGATGGCCAGTGGAAGAATTCCAGCTGGAAGAATGGCAGGAGGAGTTCGTAGAGGTCCTCTCACGGTGAATGCTCGGCCATCCTCGTATACCATTGCCAAGGCAAG CCGCAGAACCAAGCGTTTCCCATGGCAGCCTGATTTATTTGAAGACAGCCTTAGAGCTGCAGGGATATCAGGGATTGAGATTGGCACAAAGTTATATGTTTCCAACTTGGACTATGGAGTGACAAATGAGGATATAAGG GAACTTTTCTCTGAGATCGGAGAGCTGAAGCGATATGCAGTACATTTTGACAAAAATGGTCGCCCAAGT GGTTCAGCTGAAGTGGTTTATACTAGAAGAAGTGATGCATTTGCAGCATTGAAGCGGTATAATAATGTTCTATTGGACGGGAAGCCTATGAAGATTGAGATTGTTGGTGCCAATGCAGGGATGCCTATTTCAGCTCGTGTGAATGTGACAGGCATGCATGGAAGGAAGAAAAGGACTGTTGTAATGAC GCCCGGACCTGGTAATGCTGGTGGCTATGCTATGCCTATGGTTAATCGTGGTCCTAG TAGGAACAGTCGTGGAGGGAACAGAAATGGTCGCGGCAAACCGCGTGGGAATGGCAGCGGCAGTGGTCGTGGACGCGGGCGTGGTCGTGGtggagaagggaggaagaagCCTGTGGAGAAGTCGGTTGATGAACTCGACAAGGAACTCGATAGCTATCACGCAGATAACATGCAGG GATATAGACTAATTTCTGCTTGGATGATGTTCTCAAATGCTTTTCATCATAGGCCAGCAAATTTAGAGGAAACGAAGATGTTGGGTTCATTTGGAAGTTGTGTTGTTG ATCGCAACAATCACCCAACTTTTCGTTTGCATCTTAGACCCAGTTTTATGAGCTACATTATGAATTTACCCAATGCGGGAAATGCATCTGCCGTTCCAAAGAGCTGTGGTTTGTCGTCGGAGGAATTTCTTCCCGGTGCGGATGGGTGTGGCGTGATAACCGGTTTAAGGCGTGACGAAAGAGATGAATATTACGAATGGAGAAGAACGGgagtaaataaataa
- the LOC126611504 gene encoding THO complex subunit 4D-like isoform X3, with protein MSTALDMSLDDMIKNSRGNRERNREQRGRGSRGRGGPRGSFNAGRMAAGRIPAGRMASGRIPAGRMAGGVRRGPLTVNARPSSYTIAKSTRRTKRFPWQPDLFEDSLRAAGISGIEIGTKLYVSNLDYGVTNEDIRELFSEIGELKRYAVHFDKNGRPSGSAEVVYTRRSDAFAALKRYNNVLLDGKPMKIEIVGANAGMPISARVNVTGMHGRKKRTVVMTPGPGNAGGYAMPMVNRGPSRNSRGGNRNGRGKPRGNGSGSGRGRGRGRGGEGRKKPVEKSVDELDKELDSYHADNMQDRNNHPTFRLHLRPSFMSYIMNLPNAGNASAVPKSCGLSSEEFLPGADGCGVITGLRRDERDEYYEWRRTGVNK; from the exons ATGTCGACTGCTTTGGATATGTCGCTTGATGACATGATTAAGAACAGCAGGGGTAACCGTGAGAGAAATAGAGAACAACGTGGTAGGGGTTCTCGTGGCCGTGGAGGACCACGTGGCTCTTTTAATGCTGGAAGGATGGCCGCTGGAAGAATTCCAGCTGGAAGGATGGCCAGTGGAAGAATTCCAGCTGGAAGAATGGCAGGAGGAGTTCGTAGAGGTCCTCTCACGGTGAATGCTCGGCCATCCTCGTATACCATTGCCAAG TCTACCCGCAGAACCAAGCGTTTCCCATGGCAGCCTGATTTATTTGAAGACAGCCTTAGAGCTGCAGGGATATCAGGGATTGAGATTGGCACAAAGTTATATGTTTCCAACTTGGACTATGGAGTGACAAATGAGGATATAAGG GAACTTTTCTCTGAGATCGGAGAGCTGAAGCGATATGCAGTACATTTTGACAAAAATGGTCGCCCAAGT GGTTCAGCTGAAGTGGTTTATACTAGAAGAAGTGATGCATTTGCAGCATTGAAGCGGTATAATAATGTTCTATTGGACGGGAAGCCTATGAAGATTGAGATTGTTGGTGCCAATGCAGGGATGCCTATTTCAGCTCGTGTGAATGTGACAGGCATGCATGGAAGGAAGAAAAGGACTGTTGTAATGAC GCCCGGACCTGGTAATGCTGGTGGCTATGCTATGCCTATGGTTAATCGTGGTCCTAG TAGGAACAGTCGTGGAGGGAACAGAAATGGTCGCGGCAAACCGCGTGGGAATGGCAGCGGCAGTGGTCGTGGACGCGGGCGTGGTCGTGGtggagaagggaggaagaagCCTGTGGAGAAGTCGGTTGATGAACTCGACAAGGAACTCGATAGCTATCACGCAGATAACATGCAGG ATCGCAACAATCACCCAACTTTTCGTTTGCATCTTAGACCCAGTTTTATGAGCTACATTATGAATTTACCCAATGCGGGAAATGCATCTGCCGTTCCAAAGAGCTGTGGTTTGTCGTCGGAGGAATTTCTTCCCGGTGCGGATGGGTGTGGCGTGATAACCGGTTTAAGGCGTGACGAAAGAGATGAATATTACGAATGGAGAAGAACGGgagtaaataaataa